A section of the Cololabis saira isolate AMF1-May2022 chromosome 6, fColSai1.1, whole genome shotgun sequence genome encodes:
- the LOC133445544 gene encoding uncharacterized protein LOC133445544, with the protein MHHTQNVDYSTGGRRRSETFRNVVLDVDVLFHETVPGLLICDENRKAVRQIQESLAQYSKKWIPQLFGRRRPGTQSESVSDSSSKVKVHKVTTGETFGAEKQLLRQIKDGLHVKFKSPQKSDVIIVFCPISSRVGSDVEAAMRKVSDNKKIILVVMHHTQNVDYSTGGRRWSETFRNVVLDVDVLFHETVPGLLICDENRKAIRQIQESLAQYSKKWIPQLFGWRRPGTQSESVSVSSSKGRNPD; encoded by the exons ATGCATCACACCCAGAATGTCGACTACTCAACCGGTGGGAGAAGGAGGTCTGAGACCTTCAGGAATGTTGTCCTGGATGTTGATGTCCTCTTCCACGAGACTGTACCAGGACTACTGATCTGTGATGAAAACAGGAAGGCCGTCCGCCAAATACAGGAATCTTTAGCTCAGTATAGTAAAAAGTGGATTCCACAACTCTTCGGTCGGAGACGACCTGGGACTCAGTCAGAATCAGTCTCTGACAGCAGCAGCAAAG TTAAGGTCCATAAAGTCACTACAGGAGAAACATTTGGAGCAgaaaagcagctgctgagacaAATTAAAGATGGGCTACATGTGAAGTTCAAAAGCCCACAGAAGAGTGATGTCATCATTGTCTTCTGTCCAATCAGCTCTCGTGTTGGGTCAGATGTGGAAGCAGCCATGAGGAAGGTTTCAG ATAATAAAAAGATCATTCTGGTTGTGATGCATCACACCCAGAATGTCGACTACTCAACCGGTGGGAGAAGGTGGTCTGAGACCTTCAGGAATGTTGTCCTGGATGTTGATGTCCTCTTCCACGAGACTGTACCAGGACTACTGATCTGTGATGAAAACAGGAAGGCCATCCGCCAAATACAGGAATCTTTAGCTCAGTATAGTAAAAAGTGGATTCCACAACTCTTCGGTTGGAGACGACCTGGGACTCAGTCAGAATCAGTCTCTGTCAGCAGCAGCAAAGGTAGGAATCCAGATTAA